A stretch of the uncultured Cohaesibacter sp. genome encodes the following:
- a CDS encoding hydantoinase/oxoprolinase family protein: protein MKRIGIDVGGTNTDAVLIDGLEVIASVKTYTTEDVTSGVKNALREVVAKAGDAAKGVSAVMIGTTHYTNAVVQRRSLNRAAAIRVSLPASKSLKPYCDWPKDLSEKVNGGVYLVHGGHEYDGRPLVPMNELEIAEAARAIRKDGVNSVAISATFSPLTADCEERAAEIVKNEHPDIHVTLSSTLGRIGLLERENVALMNASLLELSNKTTQSFIDAVAESGLEAQLFLTQNDGTVALADLARDFPVYSFASGPTNSMRGAALIAGIDNAMVCDVGGTTADIGCLINGFPREANNVVEVGGVRTLFRIPDLLSIAIGGGTIIEPDPLKVGPVSVGYRLGQEAMVFGGNTITCTDIAVAAGLVEIGDKSRVAHLDKNMVNAALETIHRDIAEAVDRMKSDAKEVPLLAVGGGAMLIPDKIAGISEVMNVEHQSVANAVGAAIAQISGETDRIYRDMSRDDAIEAARSEAIENAVRSGADRDSIKVLDVEDLPLSYLPGNALRARVRVVGDVAERA, encoded by the coding sequence ATGAAACGAATTGGTATTGATGTCGGCGGAACCAACACCGACGCAGTCCTCATTGATGGCCTTGAGGTCATCGCGAGCGTCAAGACATACACCACTGAAGATGTGACCAGCGGCGTCAAGAACGCTCTGCGCGAAGTGGTCGCAAAAGCAGGCGATGCTGCCAAGGGTGTCTCCGCCGTCATGATCGGCACCACGCACTATACCAACGCCGTTGTTCAGCGTCGCAGCTTGAACCGCGCTGCAGCCATCAGGGTGTCTTTGCCCGCCAGCAAAAGCCTGAAACCCTACTGCGATTGGCCAAAGGATCTGAGTGAAAAGGTCAATGGCGGTGTGTATCTGGTACATGGAGGCCATGAATATGATGGCCGTCCGTTGGTGCCTATGAATGAATTGGAAATTGCTGAGGCTGCACGGGCCATCCGCAAAGATGGGGTCAATTCCGTTGCCATCTCCGCAACTTTTTCGCCTCTGACAGCAGACTGCGAAGAACGCGCGGCTGAGATTGTCAAAAACGAGCACCCCGACATCCATGTCACACTCTCCTCCACATTGGGCCGCATCGGGCTTCTGGAACGTGAGAATGTGGCACTGATGAATGCGTCCCTGTTGGAGCTGTCCAACAAGACCACCCAATCTTTCATTGATGCGGTCGCCGAGAGTGGCCTTGAGGCGCAACTGTTCCTTACGCAAAATGATGGTACGGTGGCTCTTGCCGATCTGGCGAGGGACTTCCCTGTCTATTCCTTTGCCTCTGGCCCAACAAACTCCATGCGCGGCGCGGCACTGATTGCTGGCATCGACAATGCAATGGTCTGCGATGTGGGCGGCACCACAGCCGATATCGGTTGCCTGATCAACGGATTCCCGCGCGAAGCCAACAATGTGGTCGAAGTGGGTGGCGTGCGCACCTTGTTCCGAATTCCAGATCTGCTCTCTATTGCCATTGGTGGCGGCACGATCATCGAACCCGATCCATTGAAAGTCGGTCCGGTCAGTGTTGGCTATCGCCTTGGTCAGGAAGCCATGGTCTTTGGTGGTAACACCATTACCTGCACTGACATTGCGGTCGCCGCTGGCCTTGTTGAGATCGGCGATAAATCCCGCGTTGCCCATCTTGACAAAAATATGGTGAATGCAGCACTTGAAACCATTCATCGCGACATTGCCGAAGCTGTAGACCGCATGAAATCGGATGCCAAGGAAGTGCCTCTTCTGGCTGTGGGTGGTGGTGCTATGCTTATTCCGGACAAGATTGCGGGCATCAGCGAGGTGATGAATGTCGAACATCAGTCCGTTGCCAATGCCGTCGGAGCTGCAATCGCCCAGATTTCCGGCGAAACCGACCGGATTTACCGTGATATGAGCCGTGATGATGCAATCGAGGCTGCGCGCTCTGAGGCGATCGAAAATGCCGTTCGATCCGGTGCAGATCGCGACAGCATCAAGGTGCTGGATGTGGAAGATCTGCCGCTGAGCTACCTGCCAGGCAATGCCCTGCGTGCCCGTGTGCGCGTTGTTGGCGACGTTGCGGAGCGCGCATGA
- a CDS encoding AroM family protein: MMASKGKVNLLVIGQSPRPALEAEFRSRLGTETEIISIGALDGMSREEIAANPPLSGADTLFTTLPDGSSTLLSKKLVTERLVKYVETAEFDSKSVTILCCTGKFPALERAGVLLASDIVAGAISAVVGQNTKLGLFVPNEAQVENARKRWADNSVEAFVIALAPDSSDDIVDIAASRMAKAQPDIVLYDCISYPSSLRARAESKHGAKGILASSLVARIAGELLGTL, encoded by the coding sequence ATGATGGCAAGCAAGGGTAAAGTCAATCTGCTGGTCATCGGACAGTCCCCGCGCCCCGCTCTGGAGGCGGAATTCCGCTCCCGACTGGGCACTGAAACGGAGATCATCTCCATAGGCGCACTTGATGGAATGAGCCGCGAGGAAATCGCGGCCAATCCTCCGCTTTCAGGGGCCGATACGCTGTTCACGACCTTGCCAGATGGCAGTTCAACACTGCTTTCCAAAAAGTTGGTAACGGAGCGTCTGGTAAAGTATGTCGAAACGGCGGAGTTCGACAGCAAATCCGTTACCATTCTTTGCTGCACCGGTAAATTTCCTGCTTTGGAAAGAGCTGGCGTCCTGCTGGCGTCCGATATTGTCGCTGGAGCCATCAGTGCTGTCGTTGGCCAAAACACCAAACTTGGCCTGTTCGTCCCCAACGAAGCGCAGGTTGAAAATGCCCGCAAGCGATGGGCAGACAATAGTGTTGAGGCATTCGTGATCGCGTTAGCGCCAGATTCATCTGACGATATCGTAGACATCGCTGCATCGCGAATGGCTAAAGCCCAACCAGATATCGTTCTTTATGATTGCATCAGCTATCCATCTTCCCTGCGTGCGCGCGCTGAGAGCAAACATGGAGCGAAAGGGATCTTGGCGTCATCACTTGTGGCTCGGATTGCAGGTGAATTGCTAGGCACCCTTTGA
- a CDS encoding DUF1868 domain-containing protein, which translates to MQSNSWSMPEPKRGEILSLLTGKDIGGAHPPAITAPDKGGKFTPDGAVLPFPGNTFICHINQDSPFFEALCIMQDRLRASRYADWFSFLPKASFHMTIFCGVCGDPLGQDGWPEGLPSGSDLATTTRHFIDTLEQKKGEAGFKVNPTGLVLPATIEMEGLNPVEERKLRQTRALLEDVTGIRRGDIESYGFHVSMAYPIRWLTTQQADSVMKESEALFEELLSDIGPVELGPIEFCLFDTMHHYKTIGILDPQGYSVSKAMD; encoded by the coding sequence ATGCAAAGCAACAGCTGGTCTATGCCCGAACCAAAGCGTGGCGAAATTCTTTCCCTTCTTACAGGAAAAGACATCGGTGGCGCCCACCCACCTGCAATTACGGCCCCGGACAAGGGCGGGAAATTTACGCCGGACGGCGCTGTGCTGCCCTTCCCTGGCAACACCTTCATTTGCCACATCAATCAAGACTCGCCCTTCTTCGAAGCACTTTGCATCATGCAGGACCGCCTTCGTGCATCTCGATATGCGGACTGGTTTTCGTTCTTGCCAAAGGCAAGCTTTCACATGACCATCTTCTGCGGTGTCTGTGGCGATCCGCTCGGGCAGGATGGCTGGCCCGAAGGATTGCCGTCAGGCTCAGACCTTGCAACAACCACGCGCCATTTCATCGACACTTTGGAACAAAAAAAGGGGGAAGCGGGGTTCAAGGTCAACCCAACAGGACTCGTCTTGCCGGCTACCATTGAGATGGAGGGGTTGAACCCGGTTGAAGAACGAAAACTGCGTCAAACACGCGCTTTACTGGAAGATGTAACGGGCATCAGGCGTGGTGATATCGAAAGCTACGGCTTCCACGTCAGCATGGCCTATCCCATCCGCTGGCTGACCACGCAGCAGGCAGATAGCGTGATGAAAGAATCCGAAGCCCTGTTTGAAGAGCTGTTGAGTGACATCGGTCCCGTGGAGCTTGGCCCTATCGAATTCTGCCTGTTCGATACCATGCATCACTACAAGACAATCGGCATTCTCGACCCTCAAGGCTACAGTGTTAGCAAAGCAATGGACTAG
- a CDS encoding extracellular solute-binding protein — protein MLKKLFMSATMLLASVQLSPAADLGSMSWDEIVAQAKKEGELTWYVWYFQDDFRREVKAFEDTYGIKVTIPVTTLDGNTEKLMAERERDIGDIDAFAWDWDLLQTVTPANLFYKLDMLPADKGRVSSLSGHDSDGYALAFWGNQTGIAYDPAKVSEEALPQSAEDFATFWQEHPGKFGFNYQNGGSGPSFYQNILRVVSGTDFTDGSGSAEHLAQLQPGIDFFNEYAEDYVITVSNADSITRVSDGELWMAPAWEDHLAGLQKRGEVRKKIKFYIPEMGMNGGGNAIAIPKNAPHPAAAAVFVNWLTSAKTQSMLNRDFGSAPMNTAADDSYALVPNQQRQYRMPWGAQPFRGEVEAYFIENVVQER, from the coding sequence ATGCTCAAGAAACTATTCATGTCAGCCACCATGCTGCTTGCATCGGTCCAGCTATCGCCAGCCGCCGATCTTGGTTCCATGTCGTGGGACGAAATCGTCGCACAGGCAAAGAAAGAGGGAGAGCTGACCTGGTATGTCTGGTACTTCCAGGACGACTTCCGGCGCGAGGTCAAAGCCTTCGAAGACACCTATGGCATCAAGGTGACGATCCCTGTCACGACACTTGACGGCAACACCGAAAAGCTCATGGCAGAGCGGGAGCGGGACATAGGCGATATCGATGCTTTTGCCTGGGATTGGGATCTGCTGCAAACCGTCACCCCAGCCAATCTGTTCTATAAACTTGATATGCTACCTGCAGATAAGGGACGCGTCTCATCTCTGTCCGGACATGACAGCGACGGCTATGCGCTGGCCTTCTGGGGCAACCAGACCGGTATTGCCTATGATCCCGCCAAGGTCTCGGAGGAAGCGCTGCCGCAATCAGCAGAGGACTTCGCCACCTTCTGGCAGGAACATCCCGGCAAGTTCGGCTTCAATTACCAGAATGGCGGCTCCGGCCCCTCCTTCTACCAGAACATCCTCCGGGTCGTGTCTGGCACCGACTTCACCGACGGATCGGGCAGCGCCGAGCATCTTGCCCAATTGCAGCCGGGCATCGATTTCTTCAACGAATACGCCGAGGACTATGTGATCACGGTATCGAACGCGGATTCGATCACCCGAGTCTCGGATGGCGAATTGTGGATGGCTCCAGCCTGGGAGGATCACCTCGCCGGTCTTCAGAAGCGCGGCGAAGTGCGTAAGAAAATCAAATTCTACATTCCCGAAATGGGCATGAATGGTGGTGGCAACGCGATTGCCATTCCAAAGAACGCGCCGCACCCGGCAGCTGCTGCCGTATTCGTCAATTGGCTGACGTCTGCCAAAACCCAGTCGATGCTCAACCGCGATTTTGGCAGCGCACCGATGAACACCGCAGCGGATGACAGCTATGCGCTGGTTCCCAACCAACAGCGTCAGTATCGCATGCCATGGGGTGCCCAGCCATTCCGCGGCGAGGTTGAAGCCTATTTCATCGAAAATGTCGTTCAGGAACGATAA
- a CDS encoding ABC transporter permease subunit has product MSQSRINRILMGLVVTVSIIWLVIPFAMAILWSLVDPSEPWTAGTLLPPAMSFHRWVDMWQNSSLKSALITSYTLAPSTAIVAFLLALPTSYALGRIEFPGREVAKTLCLLPLVVPPFITSVFFSALLFQIGLASWRMGAIVFAHSIIFLPYAIRILTVCFEQVRQDHVDAARDLGASHWARFKVAYLPPLRPGIFATLLIVFIQSIEEFAIAFIVGSPDVVTIPTLLYSALGQDFIRPNAAVLSLILVVPNVLLMLILERLLKSANPTLSSGKG; this is encoded by the coding sequence ATGAGCCAGTCCCGCATCAACCGTATCCTCATGGGACTGGTGGTCACCGTATCCATCATCTGGCTGGTCATCCCCTTCGCCATGGCGATCCTCTGGTCTCTGGTCGATCCATCCGAACCATGGACCGCAGGCACCTTGTTACCGCCCGCCATGTCGTTTCATCGCTGGGTGGACATGTGGCAGAATTCCTCGCTCAAGTCGGCGCTGATCACCTCCTACACCCTTGCTCCATCGACGGCGATTGTGGCCTTTCTTCTCGCGCTTCCCACCTCCTATGCGCTTGGGCGGATCGAATTTCCCGGGCGCGAGGTGGCCAAGACGCTGTGTCTTTTGCCGCTTGTGGTGCCTCCCTTCATCACCTCGGTGTTCTTCTCGGCGCTGCTCTTCCAGATCGGCCTTGCCAGTTGGCGCATGGGGGCCATCGTCTTTGCCCATTCCATCATTTTCCTGCCCTACGCGATCCGTATCCTGACAGTCTGTTTCGAGCAGGTGCGGCAGGATCATGTCGACGCCGCACGCGATCTGGGCGCCAGCCATTGGGCGCGCTTCAAGGTGGCCTATCTGCCGCCCTTGCGGCCGGGCATTTTCGCAACATTGCTGATTGTCTTCATCCAGTCCATCGAGGAATTCGCCATCGCCTTCATCGTCGGCTCTCCGGATGTCGTTACCATTCCCACATTGCTCTACTCCGCGCTCGGGCAGGATTTTATCCGCCCCAACGCAGCCGTTCTGTCACTCATTCTCGTCGTTCCAAACGTGCTCCTGATGCTCATTCTGGAACGGCTTCTAAAATCCGCCAATCCGACCCTGTCTTCCGGCAAGGGATAG
- a CDS encoding ABC transporter permease has protein sequence MTLRRWLLVIVLLLPGLGLILWLMGTVVYIAVAQSFGLYAINGESQLTLAFWSDLFGRKIFSRSIQYSIYIGVLSAVFSVALAYPLAIWLRKPFPGSMAIGAILKAPMLVHGLVAAFLFINIIAYHGLFNQFMMWLGIWDSPHRLQNDRNAIGVLLLQTWKQMPFALLLLTGAVQGISDDVLDAARDLGAGSWDRFRKVIAPLTVSGMQAAMVIIFIGALADFSFQTIAGPINRQSLSQLMVSFKGRGDWHSAAVVGVSMIVIALVGSAILAFLSRLILKGSSK, from the coding sequence ATGACACTGCGCCGCTGGCTTCTGGTCATTGTGCTGCTGCTCCCCGGCCTTGGGCTCATTCTTTGGCTGATGGGCACCGTGGTCTATATCGCGGTTGCACAGTCCTTCGGGCTTTATGCCATCAACGGCGAAAGCCAACTCACCCTTGCTTTCTGGTCAGATCTCTTCGGGCGCAAGATTTTCTCCCGATCGATCCAGTATTCGATCTATATCGGCGTCTTGAGCGCCGTCTTCTCGGTCGCGCTCGCCTATCCGCTGGCCATTTGGCTGCGCAAGCCCTTTCCCGGCTCTATGGCCATCGGTGCCATCCTGAAAGCGCCCATGCTCGTGCATGGCCTCGTCGCCGCTTTCCTGTTCATCAACATCATTGCCTATCACGGCCTGTTCAACCAGTTCATGATGTGGCTGGGAATCTGGGACAGCCCCCACAGGCTGCAAAATGACCGCAACGCCATAGGCGTCCTCTTGCTGCAAACATGGAAGCAGATGCCGTTTGCCCTGCTGCTGCTGACCGGCGCGGTACAGGGGATTTCGGATGATGTGCTGGACGCTGCACGCGATCTGGGAGCCGGATCATGGGACCGGTTCCGCAAGGTGATTGCGCCCCTCACCGTTTCGGGCATGCAGGCCGCCATGGTCATCATCTTCATCGGCGCATTGGCAGATTTCAGCTTTCAGACCATTGCCGGTCCCATCAACCGTCAGTCCCTCTCCCAGCTTATGGTGAGTTTCAAGGGACGGGGTGACTGGCATTCGGCAGCCGTGGTGGGCGTATCGATGATTGTCATCGCCCTTGTCGGCTCGGCCATCCTTGCCTTCCTCTCTCGCCTCATTCTCAAGGGGAGTAGCAAATGA
- a CDS encoding ABC transporter ATP-binding protein, which translates to MIAISLRDLSKTFGTFKALSELSLDVESGEFLTLLGPSGCGKTTLLKLISGFLDPTSGSISIDGKDVTNVPPEARDTALCFQSYALFPHLTVRANLEFGLRQKKLPAKERDARVADVAAKLDLEKQMDRLPNQLSGGQQQRVSLGRALVMRPSVILFDEPLSNLDAKLRDQVRIEIRRIQREYGLTAIYVTHDQAEALAMSDRIVVLNEGRMEQVDTPETIYSRPRTGFVADFIGDANVVEGVVGQKREAGHWDVSTPVGTLLVAADQLNQGQAISLGWRPEKVALGAGPLTGIVQNRAFQGHYTDLMIATDGYVHRIQVTENSAKEGDTVQFAIPTDHIIILEAGS; encoded by the coding sequence ATGATTGCCATCAGCCTGCGCGACCTGTCGAAAACATTCGGGACCTTCAAAGCCTTGTCGGAATTGTCCCTTGATGTGGAATCGGGCGAGTTTCTGACGCTTTTGGGACCGTCGGGATGTGGCAAGACCACACTCCTCAAACTCATCTCCGGCTTTCTGGACCCCACCAGTGGCAGCATCAGCATTGATGGCAAGGATGTCACCAACGTGCCGCCTGAAGCGCGGGACACGGCGCTGTGTTTCCAGTCCTATGCGCTTTTCCCCCACTTGACCGTGCGCGCCAATCTTGAATTCGGGCTGCGCCAGAAGAAATTGCCCGCCAAGGAAAGAGACGCGCGTGTCGCCGATGTGGCCGCAAAGCTCGACCTTGAAAAACAGATGGATCGCCTGCCCAACCAGCTCTCGGGCGGCCAGCAGCAGCGTGTTTCTCTGGGACGTGCGCTGGTCATGCGACCAAGCGTCATCCTGTTTGATGAGCCCCTGTCGAACCTTGATGCCAAACTGCGCGATCAGGTGCGCATCGAGATCCGGCGCATCCAGCGGGAATATGGCCTGACGGCCATTTATGTCACCCATGATCAGGCAGAAGCCTTGGCCATGTCCGACAGGATTGTTGTGCTTAATGAAGGCCGCATGGAACAGGTCGACACGCCAGAGACAATCTACTCCCGACCTCGAACCGGTTTTGTTGCAGATTTCATTGGCGATGCGAATGTGGTCGAGGGTGTTGTCGGCCAGAAGCGCGAAGCTGGTCATTGGGACGTCAGCACGCCAGTCGGCACGTTGCTGGTCGCCGCAGATCAGCTCAACCAGGGTCAGGCGATTTCCCTTGGCTGGCGCCCTGAAAAGGTCGCGCTCGGCGCAGGTCCCCTCACCGGAATTGTCCAGAACAGGGCTTTTCAGGGGCACTATACGGATCTGATGATCGCCACCGATGGCTATGTCCATCGGATACAAGTCACCGAAAACTCGGCAAAAGAAGGCGATACAGTCCAGTTCGCCATCCCGACGGACCACATCATCATTCTGGAGGCCGGGTCATGA
- a CDS encoding ROK family transcriptional regulator produces the protein MKDLLGQSERKIMAAIKHAGPIARSEITRQTELAQQTVHRIVDNLEQHGFLQFGEAVIAGRGKPSPMVSINPNRYASIGLSISTDHVRLCLLDLSGEPVAQETAPLAASRPDQVVELVRQKIAEWRKQGIGERTIIGIGISMQGFRTGPDDLFQPPELLAAWQDLPLEAYLSKALALPAFAENNATASALAEYYLGAGQGCDTLTYLSFNHGFGAGIYSGNRPFLGGHGNAGEIGALYLADELDKRPALSGLLRTLTERGMQLDGVMDMTSRFDADWPGVAEWLEQVKPQLHLALRALQATVDPEAIFFGGEAPDALRLLLMEAAGGAFRDKRLPRPSLIVSALPGDPAHLGAGLLPLHQLVF, from the coding sequence GTGAAAGACTTGCTAGGTCAGAGCGAACGCAAGATCATGGCTGCGATCAAGCATGCGGGCCCCATTGCCCGATCCGAGATCACGCGGCAGACCGAGCTGGCGCAGCAGACGGTTCATCGCATTGTCGATAATCTCGAACAGCATGGCTTTCTCCAGTTTGGAGAAGCGGTGATTGCGGGACGCGGCAAGCCAAGCCCGATGGTGTCGATCAATCCAAATCGCTATGCCTCGATTGGTCTGTCCATCAGCACCGATCACGTCCGGCTTTGCTTGCTCGACCTGTCTGGTGAGCCTGTGGCGCAGGAGACCGCTCCGCTTGCTGCCTCAAGGCCAGACCAGGTGGTTGAACTGGTTCGCCAGAAAATCGCGGAATGGCGCAAACAGGGTATCGGCGAGAGGACCATTATCGGCATCGGTATCTCCATGCAGGGATTTCGCACCGGGCCGGATGACTTGTTCCAGCCGCCGGAGCTTTTGGCTGCCTGGCAGGATTTGCCGCTGGAAGCTTATCTCTCCAAGGCGCTCGCGCTTCCTGCTTTTGCAGAAAACAACGCAACGGCCAGTGCGCTTGCTGAATATTATCTTGGCGCAGGGCAGGGCTGTGACACGCTCACCTATCTCTCGTTCAACCACGGCTTCGGTGCCGGGATCTATTCCGGCAACCGCCCGTTTCTGGGCGGGCATGGCAATGCGGGGGAAATCGGTGCGCTCTATCTTGCCGATGAACTGGACAAGCGACCGGCGCTTTCAGGTCTATTGCGGACCCTTACTGAAAGGGGCATGCAGCTGGATGGCGTGATGGACATGACATCGCGCTTTGATGCGGATTGGCCCGGCGTTGCTGAATGGCTCGAACAGGTCAAACCGCAACTGCATCTGGCGCTCAGGGCGCTTCAAGCCACAGTTGATCCAGAGGCCATTTTCTTTGGTGGGGAAGCCCCCGATGCCCTGCGGCTTCTATTGATGGAAGCGGCGGGCGGTGCGTTTCGAGACAAGCGCTTGCCGCGCCCCTCACTCATTGTCAGTGCGCTGCCCGGAGACCCGGCGCATCTTGGGGCCGGGTTGTTGCCATTGCATCAGCTCGTATTCTGA